One window from the genome of Sphingomonas lacunae encodes:
- a CDS encoding 2-keto-4-pentenoate hydratase, with product MPLTPVSYTPATTVNKIADGRDTLPDNGAMHLRTSDPEGPVNDPAPGQALLAARAFVTARRTATTVPDYPGTLPQSFAEAYAIQSRAIDLFDEPIGGWKVGRVHEPQASQLGTTRLAGPIFASSIVHATAGTMIEMPVFADGFAAVEAEMLLRVTQVSDNPAALDDAAILDLIDAVHVGIEVASSPFAGINALGPLVTASDFGNNAGLVVGPALPDWRHRDLSRLHAAMSINGVDQGEGDMTSLPGGPIESVRFLLGNLAERGIGGGGPFWVSAGAISGVHVIKPCSEAAACFDGQWTVRCRTRAATPTTKTTG from the coding sequence TTGCCATTGACACCGGTTTCCTATACGCCCGCCACCACGGTCAACAAGATCGCAGACGGGAGAGACACGTTGCCGGACAATGGCGCCATGCACTTGCGCACTTCTGATCCTGAGGGCCCCGTCAATGATCCTGCACCAGGACAAGCGCTGCTGGCCGCACGCGCCTTTGTCACTGCCCGACGCACTGCAACAACAGTGCCGGATTATCCCGGAACTCTGCCGCAAAGCTTTGCCGAAGCCTATGCAATCCAGTCCCGCGCGATAGACCTGTTCGATGAACCCATTGGCGGCTGGAAAGTCGGCAGGGTTCATGAGCCACAGGCCAGCCAATTGGGCACGACCCGGCTTGCCGGGCCGATATTCGCCAGCAGCATCGTCCATGCGACCGCCGGCACCATGATCGAGATGCCAGTCTTTGCCGACGGCTTTGCCGCTGTGGAAGCGGAAATGCTGCTCCGGGTCACACAGGTTTCGGACAATCCCGCTGCACTTGATGACGCCGCGATCCTTGATCTGATCGATGCGGTCCATGTCGGAATTGAAGTGGCCAGTTCGCCCTTTGCAGGCATCAATGCGCTGGGACCTCTCGTGACAGCGTCCGATTTCGGCAACAATGCCGGTCTGGTCGTGGGCCCTGCCCTGCCCGACTGGCGCCATCGCGACCTGAGCCGCTTGCATGCCGCCATGTCGATCAATGGCGTCGATCAGGGCGAAGGCGACATGACCAGTCTGCCCGGCGGCCCCATAGAGTCGGTGCGCTTCCTGCTTGGCAATCTGGCCGAACGGGGCATTGGCGGCGGCGGGCCATTCTGGGTCTCGGCCGGAGCCATCAGCGGCGTGCATGTCATCAAGCCCTGTAGCGAGGCAGCGGCCTGCTTTGACGGACAATGGACAGTCAGGTGCCGGACGCGGGCAGCTACGCCCACGACGAAGACAACAGGGTAG